The Brassica oleracea var. oleracea cultivar TO1000 chromosome C6, BOL, whole genome shotgun sequence genomic interval ATCAAAGAAGTAGAAGAGAAGCGAAAACAGAGAGGCGAAGAGATAGAGTGAGTCGAGTTTGTCCGCTAGGCCTAGGTGCTTGTGCATTGGTGAATGAGGTTCCAGGTGCCGAGGTTGGAGATTTTGCTGTAACCGGAGGTAGTGGTGGCTCAGTTACATCATCATCTGTGAAAACCGGGTTTGGAGCTTGGGCTGGAGGTATGACATTCACAAGGTTTAAGAAAAATCCCGGTGGAACAGCGGCCATGTATTGTGGTGGTAGACTTTCTTTTGTTCCCAAACATCGATTCCCTGCAGAAGAGAAAACAAAGTCAGACATTGTTGTGAGTGAAAAACCTTTTGGTTCTGAAGTGCCCAGTTCGAGGGACTGCTAGGACGAAACTAATACTACATGTTGTGGCTTTGGGGACTTCGGCCCGAACCTCCCTCATATTTAAAAAAAAAAAAAACCTTTTGGTTTTGAAAGTTTGGGTGCATCTTACTTTTGTATCTTGCAGCTGTGAAGGGAAACTCTGTGATGGTTCCATCGATACCAGCTCCGCTGACATAAGAGTTTATCTCAACGGTTGGATCAGAGAAGAAGTCGAATGGTTGAGATACAAACTCGTTCCGAAACAGCTCAACATAAACCGGGACCTTCCACTTGTGCAGCTTCTCCACAACATTGGTTTGCCTAATGATGAATCCATCATCATATAAGGGAAAGACTGTTTCTTTTCCAATAACAACAGCGTTAGCGAATTTCTTTATGTCTTCGATGGCAGAGTCACTTATATCACCAATTTTTTCTTCAACTTTGTAGACAGTCTCATACTTGCTGCTCTGCTTCTTGAAGTCAACAAGAACCGAACTGTTCGTTGACTGAATCATGACCTTTGTTTTGGTGGTTGATCCATTGCTGTAACCAGTTTCCGTGAGTGTATCAAGAAGTGCTTTTACCACGTCGATCCCTTGCTTCTCTCTTAAGTACACTGCTTCCTGCAGGGACCAAGACCAATGGAACATTAGTAGTAAGCCCCAAAAATTTTGTAGGTTTTTTTATATAAGAATAGGCTTCCAAATTATGAAAAAAATAAATTATAAAGGTTTTAAAAAATCTTTATGGCCTCTACAATCTCAGATCCCGCCCTAGCTTTCTGAAGGACACGAAACCAAAAAAATAAAAAGTGGCTTGGCCACAATCTGATTGTTGAAAACTTGAAAGTCTTAAGAATAATCACCTCTACACTGATCAAAACACCGGAGAGTGAAGTTGAGTTCTTTGCCAAGCTTAGAAACTCAGAAAGCAAAATAAACTTCCCTGAATTTTTCTCATTCGGATTCCTGAACATATTGTATACTCTGTAAGGGTTTGAAATCGCAGCTGCACCAAAAAAATTGTTGACGTAACTCTCAAGGTATGTAGTTTTTTTTAACCATATACAAGTAACTTAGGGCCAAGTGAAACTTACGTTTTAAGGTCTGGATCTCAGACCATGTGAGACTAAAAGTGTATATTCCATCATTTGAGCTAATCTCAGGAACATGCGTTGAACGTTGCGCGAAAGGTGTCTGGGCGATGTTTGTGATGTCCGAGAGATCTATCGAACTTGAGCAAAAGGGTTTACCGTCGCTGGACATTTGGACTGAGCAGTCGATGACATCAGCACCATCTTTGATAGCCTTATCATATGCCATGTCTGTACATCCAGGATACTCCCCACTAGCTCCATTTTTTGATATAACCAGAAAATCAACTGAAGCATGAACCATTAATAAATATTCAAAGTAATTACTCTTAGAATATTTTCAATGTACTTCTGTTCTTTCTTCCAAAGTATCTATATATATATATATATATATATATAAAGTAGACTTTGTTATCATCTTATGACATGTGGAAAAGGGGTTTGTTGACATGTGTCCACATATTTTTTCTTTTTGTATTTTAGATATTTTTTTCTTTTAGATTATTACAATTTGTCCCATTACTTTCTAATTGTGCACTATCTAATCATTCTCACATTAAGTATCATTATAGTTTGAGAATCTATTTATTGGTCACTAAAATTTATAAAATAAGTAAAATAATATAAATATATTTTAAATATTTAATTTATTCACAACTAAAAATAGCACAAACTTTCATCATTTTATTATTTTCTATTATTTCTTTTACAAATTAAATATTTATTTTACTATTAAATTTATAAAATAACCAAACTAAAAATACGAAACTAGAGCACAACACAAAATTTAAACCTAAAACCTCCATTATCGCTGGGAAAACAAAATGTCATAGTAACCCTAATTCAATAGAGGTTCTAGAGCTGAAAGGAGATCAAGAACGAAGACTAACTTACCTCATTGTACCATAAAGTGTCTTGGCGAGAACAAGTAAAAAAAAGAAAGATAGAAAGATAAAATCTGAAACAAAGCAATCCCCCAAATAAAAATAGGCGCGATCAAGCACCAACGCAAATAACCAAGAAAGTGGACCAGAGGGAGGATAATAATCGGAAGGCCAAAGTCAGCAAGAAGCAGGAAGATACAGACCTAAAGTACTGGAAGCACAACCACTAGCAAAAGTGTAAGAAACACCTCACAAAGTAAACAAGAACAGACAAAGCACCCACGTAAGTGAAGAAACACAAAGCTCTGGATAGAAGGGACCAAAGTTTCAAGAGACTAACTCCACACACCTATACCAAAGGAAACATGAGAAGAAGAAAAACAACCTGAGGGAGGGATAATAGAAATCAACCACCGCGAAATTAGAGAATAAGCTTGAGACCAGAAATAACCTTCAAAGCCCACATAGCATACACACAAACGAAAACATTATCCAAACCTAAAGTGGAAAGCATGGTGAAAGGGAGAGCTACAAGAGATGCGAACAACGATGAAAGCTGCAACGACATGAGAAAACAGAGAAAGAAAGGGAGACAAAACAAAATCAGCAAACTGTGGAGCTGTCCTCGAGCTATGAAAGAGAGCATAGAAGGCAGCTCCTCAACAACTAGATCTTAAAAACCAAGACGAGCAAGGACTATTGAATGTAAACCAACGACGAGGAAGACAACATCAAACATGACTAAAATCTGACCCAACCCAAAGAGATGCAGTTCTTAACATCAGCCGAAATCTAAGGAAGAGTAGGAGCAACCAATATTAACTGGAAAAGCCTACAACATTGTGAGAAACAACCACACAATTGCGAACTCATAAAGTCAATATACAACAAATTCCGTATAATCTCACCGACGAAGAAGGCGAGGAAGAACAAGAGCAGAAGATGAGTTTTTCCGGTGATGGTGAGAAGCACCACACACTAGAAAGGTAAACGAAAAATAGAGATGGTGACGGCTCAAGGTCAAAATATGTGGAGAGGAAAAAAACATCTTAAAAGTTATAATGTTCAAAAATATGAAAAAAATAAAATACAATTTTGACGTTGAAACCATTAATCTTAAAATCGACAAATGCCTAAATACAAAGTTATTGAAATTCAATATGCTTTTACATTATATGCTCAATTCACTACTAACAAGTTCTATACACACAACAACACATTACTGGGAAAAAAAAACACAAAATATATTAACCTATCACCCACTACTACATAACACACTAAAAGCACTAAATAATGCTCTTAACAAATAAACGACCACAAAATTACAATATCCAAAAAGTCATACTGTTAATAACAATATAAAATAATTGTGGACTATCTAATCTTTTCCGCACTAACTATTATTATATAAAGTTTGATAATCTATTTTATTGTTCACTAATATTCAAGATGAATAAAGAAATAAATAAAATAATAGAAATATATTTTAAATATTTAATTTATTCACAACTAATGAATAACATAAATTTTTATTATTTTATTGTTTTTACTATTTTCTATTATTTTATTTACAAATTATATATTTATTTCATTCTAGAATGAATTTACTCAGTAAACTTATTGACATAAATTTACTTAGTAAACTTATTGACATAAAATAGAAAACATAGGTATTGTGATATTGAAACTAATAATTGCTAGGTTTTGGACGGAACAAATACTAAAAAACCATATTGATATATCATATTATATTATTAACCATCCATTCTTCGGTTTGAATTATATTTACATTTGACTTATTTTTTAAAATAATATTATTTAAGTATGATTTAAATCTA includes:
- the LOC106296271 gene encoding glycerophosphodiester phosphodiesterase GDPDL3-like, which translates into the protein MGASRVLLCCVVLIQLFAGQTDAQRSSSPWQTLSGDAPLVIARGGFSGLFPDSSFNAYSFAKETSVAGAALWCDVQLTKDGAGICFPDLKLNNASTVEDVYPNRQKTYPVNGVSTQGWFTIDFSLGDLISNVKLNRGILSRTEKFNGVYAITTVEDVTTQIKPEIFWLNVQYDAFYAQQNLSMSSFLISASTTVSIDYISSPEVNFFKKIAGRFGRKGPSFVFQFLGKEDFEPTTNRTYGSILSNLTFVKTFALGILVPKSYILPLDDNQYLVLPPKSLVLDAHKAGLQVYVSGFVNDNDIAHDYSSDPVSEYLSFVDNGNFSVDGVLSDFPITASASIDCFSHLGRNATKQVDFLVISKNGASGEYPGCTDMAYDKAIKDGADVIDCSVQMSSDGKPFCSSSIDLSDITNIAQTPFAQRSTHVPEISSNDGIYTFSLTWSEIQTLKPAISNPYRVYNMFRNPNEKNSGKFILLSEFLSLAKNSTSLSGVLISVEEAVYLREKQGIDVVKALLDTLTETGYSNGSTTKTKVMIQSTNSSVLVDFKKQSSKYETVYKVEEKIGDISDSAIEDIKKFANAVVIGKETVFPLYDDGFIIRQTNVVEKLHKWKVPVYVELFRNEFVSQPFDFFSDPTVEINSYVSGAGIDGTITEFPFTAARYKRNRCLGTKESLPPQYMAAVPPGFFLNLVNVIPPAQAPNPVFTDDDVTEPPLPPVTAKSPTSAPGTSFTNAQAPRPSGQTRLTLSLRLSVFASLLLL